GAGATATGAATGcagtgctaaaatttagcactcAACTTTAGTCCATCCAAACAAATCCAGAAACATTCACAATCCGTACTTTGTACTTTAAGCCCAATAAATCCAAGTCATGTAGTGTACAATTAAGGCTTCATAGTGGCGAATCTCTTGGTTCATGCAGACTACGGCACATATGCCTTTACGGTACTTACGATAGTTATATATGAGAAACAGTGGATGTGGTGAAACCATTAAAGGAAGCAGCATCTGTGATTTGTCCGATCCGGATGAATTCGCGTTCACAGCAACACTCGGATGCAAAATAGAAACATGCGCCTTAATCGTAGTAGTCCATTTGTCTTTCGTGATAAGCTTTGCTCTTGAGCTCTTCCAATCAAGAGGCTGCCTGAGTGATGATGACCTTCTTCTCCTTGGCATGCTCAGAGAATTTCTCGGCGGTCGCAGCCAAAGGCGCCGTGCTCACCATCGCTTCAAGCTCCGGGTGCGCGTCATCAATCTCGTACTCGACAGTCGATCGTATCACCGACAAGTCTGGCCCCTTTGCGATGACCTCGAACCGTACCATGTAGGAGAGGAACCCCAGCTTCAGGATGTCGCCACCAATCGCCTGCGCCTCCTTGATGTAGTTCTCGTTGTCAACCTTGGTGAACTTCTCCTTGTAGCTCTCCAGGCCAGGAATACCTAGCAAGAGAGCAGAGAAACTATTCACATCAAGTTCTTTTCGGAACGCATAGTTTCAGAAAAAAAATGTTTCTCTAATTGGTTTTACCAAAGAAGGCCCAAGATTTAACGACCTGATTCAGTTGGAACCTTACCAGGGGGGAACGTCAGCTGCAAGATGGTAccgacgccgccgtcgccgctgatGACCTCGACCTTGGCCAGGACGTGCGGGAGCAGCTCTGGCAACAGCTCGGCGGCGCGGAGCGTGCCGTAGATCGCCCACAGGTCGGAGGCGGGGACGTCGGTCTCGTGCTCGTGGACCTTGCTCCCCTTCATTGCGACCTCCAGCTCGATCACTCGGCCTTCAGCTGACTGAGGTGCCTCTATGTACCGTGAGGCCAAGCTAGTGACTTAATTAATAAAGATGCCCTCTCTTCGCTGTACTTGGAAGTTGGAATCTTAGAGATTGAGACGATATCGCCGGAGCAAGGCGGTGGTTTGTCTGCAGCTGTGGAGTCATCTTGGTGTTGTCTCTGAAGAGGAAATAAACTATTGATCACCGGGCAGGCCTGGAAGGTACAGACGTGTGGCCTGCCGGGGCGTTCTCGTGAAATCAGATCAGCTTCTTGGGCGCCCTTGTCTATTTTGCTTGCCTTGCTTGGGATTGGGACAATGCATTTGTTTGGATGTAGTCCGTGTTTACACTAGTTTGTTGCGTGCAACCGTGCTTGCATGATGATGGTATCTAAAGCTAAGACTCTTCCATTGTTCTATCGTCACTTCCTCATACTCTGCCGGCAGCCGCCTGTGTATTTTATTTCCCTGTATGCAATAGCATCCACAAGTCCAGTCGTTTGCTGGGTGAGGGGTGGTTACCAATGTTTAAAATAGTCGGCTATATAGCTTCTGTTGATTTCGTCAATTGATTAAATTTGAGTGCTGTTGAGATCATTTGTGGCTGCCTTCAAATTAAGCAGTAATATATATCTGAACACTGGATTTCTATTTTACTCGAGACCATAACGCAAGACCTCCCAGACAAGCTTATGCTTTTCAAAGTAGCATTTTGCCTGCCCCACCTTCATAGCGTGAAATGTACTGCTCAGAAATATTGTTCACTGTTACACTGGGTTGTTCAGGAAAGGCTACAAAATATGCACGTACTCCAAGAACAACATATAGTATCACAGCTTCACTGTAGAAGCATACGTATAATAGGCTGCGGACTAGGGTCCTAGACATGTACCTTTATCTAGAGTCTAAGACTAAGTATTCACTAAATTAGTGAACGATGATGCCATAAGCAATTAAAGTCAGAACTTAAACAAGAAACACGAACACTATAAAGAAATTATGAGCACTTATTTTGAGTAGAAAGATCCATTAAGATACAAGCTCAGAGAAGATGCTGACAAACCCAGCACTTCTCCAGACTACCCCTCATTCTCTCCCTATTCTTAAACACTAGCTAGGTAGGGCTTCACCATGGAATGGAGCTTCAAGTCTTCTTGTGTGTTAGAGAGTGGAGCCAACCCTCTCCTTTCATAAGGCCTTTATTAGGGTGGTTCTGAGGTAACAAATGCGCTGGAAGCGGTCACAACTGATGTTGGGGAGGCGGCAGGAGACAACACGTGGTGGCACGCGAAGAGGGGAGCCAAGGGTATTTTAGCAGTGCCTCTCGCAACAAACCACTAGTTCGTCCTATCAACGCAAATCGTTGCTTTATTTGTATTAATTCTAACCACTTTGCTCGAGAATGCCCCCATGCCAGACAGCCAAATCAGGGTCAGGGTTCTAGCCAAAACAATAAGAACAAGCACAAAAGGCAGACTATTCAGGCCCGGTAGGGAAGGATCAATTTTACCACACTTGCCGAGCTTCCCGAGggtgcaccagtaatgacgggtacattctcCATCCGTAACAAGCCTGCagttatattatttgattccggtgcctcacatagctttattagtgcAAAATTCGGTGCTAGAATGGGATTTAATTTCAGTCACACGAAAGGGTCGTATATGATTTCTACACCAGGTGGTAAAGTTGCTTCCAATCAAATAATACAGCAAGCACCAATTAAGTTGGGTAGCAAGACCATCAAAACCGACCTTATCATGTTGGCACTTGAAGGCATGGATATTATTTTGAGGATGAATTGGATGACTTTACATGGAGTTACACTAGATATTTCTTCACAAGCCATTGAAACAAATTCACCCGATCACGGAGCCACCACTCTTTAGTTACCATTCCGGGAGTGCATAAACTCTTGTGCTTTCGCGATGGAGGGAGTcaaaattcgttgtggtcttcattgacgacatcctCATATATTCTAAAAATGAAGAAGagcatgccaaacatcttcacaTTGTTCTCCAACATCTTAGGGATCATCAgcttctccaagtgtgaattatGGCTGGATAGTGTAAAGTTTTTAGGCCACACTATTTGCAGCGAATGCATAGCCGTTGATCCTAGCAAAGTACAAGacgtgatggattggaaacctccaccTCCGTTCATCAGATTCatagttttcttggtttagccGATTATTATCACCGCTTTATTctggatttctccagaattgctaagcctatgactgaactattgaagaaaggagtaaaGTTTGTGTGGAGCGAGAAATTTAAAAAAGCTTTCCACACCCTTCGGGAACACCAAACTATAGTCctagtcttagctcaacctgataACACCAAGCCATTCgatgtttattgtgacgcatctgGTACTGatcttggttgtgtgcttatgcaagacaatcgagtcattgcttatgcttcacgAGCTCTTCGACCccatgaacagaattatccaacacatgatcttgagttagcagtgGTCATTCATGCTTTAAAGATTTGAAGACATTATATTATGGGCActcattgcaatatctacatTGATCACAAaagtctcaaatatatcttcacccaagctgatctgaatatgagacaaagaagatggttggaattaatcaaagattatgatcttaaGATGCACTATCACCCAGGAAAGGCTAATGTAGTCGTGGATGCGCTAAGCCGCAAGGCTCATTACAATTGCTTGTCCGTAGAATTCTATAATGGAATGTTATGTCatgagatgaggaaactcaatttggAAATGATTCCCCAAGGCACTCTAAACCACATTTCCATTGAACCAACCCTCCACGATCGAATCATCAtggcacaattacatgatgagggtgttaaAATCATCAAACAAAAACTCTCTCAAGGAGAggagaagtataaatgttttcGCCAAGA
The sequence above is drawn from the Panicum hallii strain FIL2 chromosome 7, PHallii_v3.1, whole genome shotgun sequence genome and encodes:
- the LOC112901294 gene encoding S-norcoclaurine synthase-like, whose protein sequence is MKGSKVHEHETDVPASDLWAIYGTLRAAELLPELLPHVLAKVEVISGDGGVGTILQLTFPPGIPGLESYKEKFTKVDNENYIKEAQAIGGDILKLGFLSYMVRFEVIAKGPDLSVIRSTVEYEIDDAHPELEAMVSTAPLAATAEKFSEHAKEKKVIITQAAS